The proteins below are encoded in one region of Tessaracoccus aquimaris:
- a CDS encoding SIR2 family NAD-dependent protein deacylase — MGKVTSLADATRIVILSGAGLSTAAGIPDFRGPNGLWTRDPFAELVSNLSWYLRDEDVRKSAWQRRADPAAWAAKPTPAHEAIVELERQGRLRAVITQNTDGLQQVAGSSPRLVHEIHGSMRTWRCEMCGKGGPMEEMVARVQAGEDDPRCPHCGGITRATVILFEEVLDADVLEASVKAAEDCDAIIAVGTTLSVYPVAALFPLAKERGAYTVIVNDSPTAYDDEADEVIRGDLDETLPRLLGLEVGSST, encoded by the coding sequence ATGGGCAAGGTCACATCTCTCGCCGATGCCACCAGGATCGTGATCCTGAGCGGCGCTGGACTGTCGACGGCGGCCGGAATACCCGACTTCCGCGGGCCGAACGGGCTCTGGACGCGCGACCCGTTCGCCGAACTCGTCTCCAATCTCTCCTGGTACCTCCGCGACGAGGACGTCCGGAAGTCGGCATGGCAGCGCCGCGCCGACCCGGCCGCCTGGGCCGCGAAGCCGACGCCCGCCCACGAGGCGATCGTCGAACTGGAGCGGCAGGGCCGCCTCCGGGCCGTCATCACGCAGAACACCGACGGCCTGCAGCAGGTCGCCGGGTCATCGCCGCGCCTCGTGCACGAGATCCACGGGTCGATGCGCACCTGGCGCTGCGAGATGTGCGGCAAGGGCGGCCCCATGGAGGAGATGGTCGCCCGGGTCCAAGCCGGGGAGGACGACCCCCGCTGCCCGCACTGCGGCGGCATCACCCGCGCCACCGTCATCCTCTTCGAGGAGGTCCTCGACGCGGACGTGCTGGAGGCCTCGGTGAAGGCCGCGGAGGACTGCGACGCCATCATCGCCGTCGGCACCACGCTGAGCGTGTACCCGGTCGCGGCGCTGTTCCCGCTCGCCAAGGAGCGGGGCGCCTACACGGTGATCGTCAACGACTCCCCCACCGCCTACGACGACGAGGCGGACGAGGTGATCAGGGGCGACCTGGACGAGACACTTCCCCGCCTTCTCGGCCTTGAGGTCGGCTCGTCGACATGA
- a CDS encoding pyridoxal-phosphate dependent enzyme encodes MTAGRAWRAVCGLCGVPTDGRRCATCGGCAVLDLAPLTAAPSPERASGIWRHAAMLPATTTRITLGEGNTPSVEWGGAPRLWLKLESMNPTLSFKDRGMALAVSAAVDAGAESLVVASTGNAAASAAAYAAAAGLGCRIIVGDSPGAAEKVRAAARFGARVARVDGDYSDAYRRAEQAEGPGVVNVTTTYQNPITAEAYRGIAAELVADLGHTPDRVVVPVGAGPLLRGIAQGFADLVAVGAARRVPAMIAVQSAAVAPLAAAWAAGDTPEQWEGALGAGGRWSTTRAGAIADALRGYERQGLITLAAVAATRGRVVTVTDEQIAAAEAALFSAGIWVEPSAAAALSAASRFASTKVSTVAVLTGHGAKAA; translated from the coding sequence GTGACGGCCGGACGCGCCTGGAGGGCCGTGTGCGGGCTGTGCGGCGTCCCCACCGATGGGCGTCGCTGTGCGACCTGTGGGGGCTGCGCCGTGCTCGACCTCGCGCCCCTGACCGCCGCGCCGTCGCCTGAGCGGGCGTCGGGGATCTGGCGGCACGCGGCCATGCTGCCCGCGACCACGACGAGGATCACGCTCGGCGAGGGCAATACCCCGAGCGTCGAATGGGGCGGTGCCCCGCGGCTGTGGCTGAAACTCGAGTCGATGAACCCCACCCTCTCTTTCAAGGACCGCGGCATGGCCCTGGCCGTCTCCGCCGCCGTCGACGCGGGCGCCGAGTCGCTGGTGGTCGCCTCCACGGGCAACGCCGCAGCCTCGGCCGCCGCCTACGCCGCCGCTGCGGGACTCGGCTGCCGGATCATCGTCGGAGACAGCCCGGGAGCAGCCGAGAAGGTGCGCGCCGCCGCCCGCTTCGGCGCCCGGGTCGCCCGGGTCGACGGCGACTACAGCGACGCCTACCGTCGCGCCGAGCAGGCGGAGGGGCCGGGGGTCGTCAACGTGACGACGACGTACCAGAACCCGATCACAGCGGAGGCCTACCGGGGCATCGCCGCGGAGTTGGTCGCCGACCTCGGTCACACCCCGGACCGTGTGGTGGTCCCGGTCGGAGCCGGGCCGCTGCTGAGGGGCATCGCGCAGGGTTTCGCCGACCTCGTCGCCGTCGGGGCCGCGCGGCGGGTGCCCGCCATGATCGCCGTCCAGTCCGCCGCGGTCGCCCCGTTGGCCGCGGCGTGGGCCGCGGGGGACACGCCCGAGCAGTGGGAGGGGGCGCTCGGGGCGGGTGGCCGCTGGTCGACGACAAGGGCGGGGGCCATCGCCGACGCCCTGCGCGGCTACGAGCGGCAGGGCCTCATCACGCTCGCGGCCGTCGCGGCGACCCGCGGGCGCGTCGTGACGGTCACGGACGAGCAGATCGCCGCCGCGGAGGCCGCGCTGTTCTCGGCCGGGATCTGGGTCGAGCCATCGGCCGCCGCCGCCCTATCGGCGGCTTCGCGGTTCGCCTCGACGAAGGTGTCCACCGTTGCGGTGCTCACCGGCCATGGCGCGAAGGCCGCCTGA
- a CDS encoding MGMT family protein has product MIPPRHAGTFETLAERVLQAVEQVPTGSVVSYGDVAGIVGTTPRIVGSVMSQYGSGVAWWRVTNRDGQLPAHLLEEARRHWAEEGIAAGEGGCRIRQHRADLDEVAARYEDAIAALGLEPA; this is encoded by the coding sequence ATGATCCCGCCACGCCACGCCGGCACCTTCGAGACCCTCGCAGAACGCGTCCTGCAGGCGGTCGAACAGGTGCCGACGGGCAGCGTGGTCTCCTACGGCGACGTGGCCGGGATCGTCGGGACGACCCCGCGGATCGTCGGCTCCGTGATGAGCCAGTACGGCTCCGGCGTTGCCTGGTGGCGCGTCACGAACCGCGACGGCCAACTGCCTGCGCACCTGCTGGAGGAGGCGCGTCGGCACTGGGCCGAGGAGGGCATCGCTGCGGGCGAGGGCGGTTGCCGGATCCGGCAGCACCGCGCCGACCTGGACGAGGTCGCGGCGCGCTACGAGGACGCGATCGCCGCGCTCGGCCTCGAGCCCGCTTAG